A region from the Lutra lutra chromosome 1, mLutLut1.2, whole genome shotgun sequence genome encodes:
- the LOC125090713 gene encoding probable threonine protease PRSS50, with amino-acid sequence MGGAVARGAPRRHRCHSRMELPCRTPARTQGPQGPGASALPLLLLLLLLLLPPRPVGCLASQAPGTLPEPASADPGVPCASSATCPSEEPRLPRQAPTDLSQPMPLQTQTMSVSTGYNSFLSCGSSQEKDPTLRDPEAMARRWPWMVSVQANGTHICAGTLIASRWVLTVAHCLILQNVTYSVRVGSPRIDQKSPTTSDVPVYQVILNKRYRPHRYWSWVGRAHDIALLKLTWPLKYNKYVWPICLPGLDFEVKDGSLCTVTGWGLPKFDGVWPQFLSIQEKGVTILSNKDCDKLYHKVSKVPSLVRVVDSQMVCAEDLDREHFCYEISGEPLACSVDDTWYLVGLVTWGPGCGRSEAPPIYLQVTAYQHWIWEQVSGQALPAPSRALLLVLLLYLSLLAAL; translated from the exons ATGGGGGGCGCCGTCGCGAGAGGAGCACCGCGGCGCCATCGCTGCCACTCCCGAATGGAGCTCCCGTGCAGGACGCCGGCCCGCACGCAGGGCCCCCAGGGCCCCGGGGCGtctgctcttcctctgctgctgctgctgctgctgctgctgctgccaccgAGGCCCGTGG GCTGCCTGGCAAGCCAAGCCCCAGGGACACTGCCTGAGCCTGCTTCCGCCGACCCTGGCGTCCCCTGCGCCTCCAGTGCCACCTGTCCCTCAGAGGAGCCTCGCCTCCCCCGCCAGGCCCCCACCGACCTGTCGCAGCCCATGCCCCTCCAGACCCAGACCATGTCTGTTTCTACCGGGTACAACAGCTTCCTCA GCTGCGGCTCCTCCCAGGAGAAGGACCCCACCCTCAGGGACCCAGAGGCCATGGCTCGGCGGTGGCCATGGATGGTCAGCGTGCAGGCCAACGGCACACACATCTGTGCGGGCACCCTCATTGCCTCCCGCTGGGTGCTGACTGTGGCCCACTGCCTGATCTT GCAAAATGTTACCTATTCAGTGCGGGTGGGGAGCCCGAGAATAGACCAGAAATCCCCGACGACCTCCGACGTCCCGGTGTACCAGGTCATCTTGAACAAACGGTACCGGCCGCATCGGTACTGGTCCTGGGTGGGTCGGGCCCACGACATTGCCCTCCTCAAGCTCACGTGGCCACTCAAATACAACAAGTACGTCTGGCCCATCTGCCTGCCTGGCTTGGACTTTGAGGTGAAGGACGGCTCCCTCTGCACTGTAACGGGCTGGGGACTCCCCAAGTTTGACG GCGTGTGGCCCCAGTTCCTGAGCATTCAGGAGAAGGGAGTCACCATCCTGAGCAACAAGGATTGTGACAAGTTATACCACAAGGTCTCCAAAGTGCCCTCTCTGGTTCGGGTCGTGGACTCCCAGATGGTCTGTGCGGAGGACTTGGACAGGGAACACTTCTGCTAC GAGATAAGTGGTGAGCCCTTGGCCTGTTCTGTGGACGATACATGGTACCTGGTGGGACTGGTGACCTGGGGCCCAGGCTGCGGGAGGAGCGAGGCCCCGCCCATCTACCTGCAGGTCACCGCCTACCAGCACTGGATTTGGGAACAGGTCAGCGGGCAGGCCCTGCCAGCCCCATCCAGGGCCCTGCTCCTGGTGCTCCTGCTGTACCTCAGCCTCCTTGCTGCCCTCTGA